Within Anopheles nili chromosome 3, idAnoNiliSN_F5_01, whole genome shotgun sequence, the genomic segment GTCGCATGTGTGTTGATATCAGAGTTCTCGTGGTGTTGTTGGTAGAAACGTTCACATCCTTACAGCTGGTGGAAATTGTGAACGCTGCCAATATTACAAGCACATTCAGGGTTAACCACATTTTGAGGTGAAATTTTTCTCAATCGACCGTTCAAGGTAACTTCAGTAAAGATACTGAAATGCGTACCTTGAGAAACTATGCGAAACATTCGTGTAACAGATTGCGTGACTTACGGGAGCTTGAAATAAAAGACGAACAAAAGGGCAGatttgaatgaatgaacgCCGTACACGCTTGAAGTGGTTCATATATTTTAATAGGGGGATTCGTCTGCGGTACGTCTTTATCACACGTGACATTCATGCATATGAAAATCTAAGCCAAATTTACCCTAAACTTACAAAACTATCTTGTTTCGAGTAGCATTCGAATCACGCAAACCCATCCATTATTGTCTCCAATTTATCTTTCCAGTACAGTTGCCAATCATTTGTCGAGCTGTGAGGATCGCGACTTCTCCCCCAGCCGATGGAAgaatgatgttgatgatgatcgtAGAATGGGACAGAATCTTCCCATACAATCGGCTGGTTGCACCCATAGCTTTTCGGAAacgctttaaaaagcactACGATTATGAAGATCGTCAACCAGAAGCCGCCTTTCAGAATCCACAACACACTGTGTGCAATCCACCAGCGCCAGGCATAGGGATAAGCTGAAAGAGATATTTGATGAATATTTTTGACCACGTGGTCAACACTCACTATAACTACTTACGGCTGGAATGTCGGCGGGATTCAGATGATACAGCGTTTTCCACTGCTTGTACTAAACATGCTTGGAagaatatgaataaataaaatgcgAATGCCCTCTTCATGCCTAAATTTCGATAAGTAACCTCGATTGGGTGTCTCACTGATAACTGAGCTTCTCTACATGTCCTTGGGTACTACAAAACGGCTACGGCGTGTTTATAAAAATGCTCTAATTGGAGATATTTTagcgagcgaaaagaaagcgcTTTCCCTATCAAAAGCGGCAAACGGAGCTAACGTTTCAATCGCTTACAATCAGTGAACTACCAACTACGGATAGTGTAGGAAGAGCGTCATGATTTCTTTGCTCATCGGTTTCCTAATGGTGGTGATCGTCTCGCAAGCAATCACTGCCGATGATCCTCAAGCTCCATCCACAAGCCTTGCCGTTACCGGTCGTGATCGGGAGGATTTCAATGAATATGGCAAGTAGCCAGTTATCATGTTGAATAGCATGTAtgataacttttttttatcgtttctttCAGGATTTCCCGAGCTCGTATTCGGATCACATGCGGCAGCAATTGCCGCGTTTGTGTATTACATCGTTATATTCTTTAAAACATATCTTCTAATTCACTTTGCTCTTGTACGGCAACGGCAAACAGAGACCGAATGGAGTTCTAGAAGTCACAGGGAGCTAAGGTATTATTTGATTGCATGAAATTTGTTTGGTTGTATACAATTCATGAATTTCTTTCTAGATATCCTTTGTATGACGCTAGCAATCGTGATATACTGTAGCGTAGAGTTTTTGTTGATAGTTTATAGcagataatttatttatttgtacaTACAAAATTATATCTATCAAATATGGAATAAAATGTGAAATTTAATGTGTAAAAATGAACAAGAATGTTTATCTACTTTGCTTTATAtataattgaattatttgaaattttttttatatatttatatttcgTTGTATTTGAACTGCCTGTTTCCCTACTTGGTGATCATGGCAATTAGCACGTGCGTTCTAAATGGCCCCCACCAATGTTTACGAACGATAGTTTTACGAAAGAAAGTTCAAGTACAGGGACATTTTGCTCGTCCCGACTTTATGGATCAGTCCATTCAAAACACCTTCAACGGAAACACGATGTCGCTTGAAAGCAGCTCTCGTCTTTGGAtcacgatcgtgatcgtgttgTGTTTGGTGAGTGGACACGTTTTCGCCCACGGACATCATCATCCGAAACCGTTGAAGTACAGCTATGGAATATGTAAGAGCGAAGGATATGAGCGATTCCTGCAGCTGTCAGGCAATAATTCACTTTCTTACAGATGCACCAACAGGATGGACGGTGGCGTTGTACATTTGGGTGCTGGTAAAAATGGGCTTCATCTTGGGCGCTTTGCTTCTGCTGTTGTTCGCGAAAAAGTGGAACAATAATGGCCAATCGATCTACGTGGGAGGTGGCCCAGCGTTCTAGTGAGTGGTATGAAAATTAGCGTTATAATTTAAACGTGCTAATGTGGTTCATCTTTGTACTTCTAAAGCCACCGACGATCGCTGGACGCTGCGGAATATAATCTTTTCCGGCACAGGAGCACAAGAGACGTGCAGCTTTACTGGAACGATAGAATTAGTGCGTTAAGTGATAGTTTACAGCAGGATGGTTAGATAGAGCACTTGTCGATGATATTgaacttaaaatatttttaataaattatttgtcGAAATAAAGCatacaaaattaattaaattacattttaaatATTGGTTTCTTCGCTTTCATATAGTTATTATTCATATGCCTTACCGCAAATAGCATCGGATTTTCACACAATAATATAGCATATCCACTAACCACTGGTTCTTAATAATTTACGTGTCACAAACTAATCATTCTTTATAAGTTTAATTCGAAATGATACCCGTTTGTAGTTCTTCCTGGCCATGAACAACAACGAGCCTCCATGGTCATGCTTTATTGAGTCATCAAACAAATCGTGACAAAATATCGAAAACGAAAGGGAGAAATTACGCGCTACGATTGCGATTGGTTGGCTACTTCCGTTCgaaaaccggaagcaaacATCACATCACTTTCTTTCGAGCGTTGGCGCAAATTGGCGATGATCGTTTATCACCATTTAGGTGAGCCGCAGGGCGCATCTCGAGGATGCCACAGTCGCGTGTTGACCGACTGATAAGCCTCGTGCTTTTACTGATAGATCACAACTGAGCTGCACTGACTATTATCATACGATCTTCTCAACAGCACTAAGGATGGTGTCGTGTAGTTTACGTCGTTTTGTACTGATCTGTTTGATTCTGTGGGTTATGATCGATGCTTCTTGTGCACAACAAGTAAGCCGCCGTCGTCCTCATTACCCTAGGTTTGAAATACGTAAGTTGTCTTTTAACATTTAACTCAATTGCATGCACATtaaatggcgttttttgctTGCAGTATGGCCACTGCATTGGGTGAGCGCCGCGTACTTTTGGGGCTTCCTGAAAATGGGGGCCATTTTTGCCGGTTTGATGCTTCTTTTCGTCGTTCGAGCTCTGCCTTGGTGGAGCAGTGGCCCAACCGTCTTCAGCCACGAGGCACCAATATAGtgagtgtttgcttttgtcttAACATCAGAGAATTCAATGCATTTATTGCATCCTTTTATGCTTTCCCACAGCCATTACAGGGGTTTCGGTTCTGCAAGAACGGAAGAACTGAACAGCGAAAGCGTGCTCAATGATGCTCTGTATTGGACTGATAAAATTGACAAACTGAGTAAAATGTTCGAAGAGgatgttaaaataaaataatttaacgaATAATTTCTACTAACTGATGTGTACGAACATGTATTTGAACGCTGTTGGCATGGATTTTTGAGACGATGTTTTTTCAGCTTTTCGGATTAATgcatttgattgaaaaatctgttgaatttgaatgttttgtttaacggcaataaaaatgaattatatttatataaaatttCTTCACCTAATTTTGTTACAATTGGAAATGGTGTGATAACAAAATGATGAGTTTTGTCCTAAAGAATTGCATTGATGATTGTCAAACACAAAACGTTCCAAGGATATCTGGTAGCAGAATGTAAGTATATGAAAGTTGTCTGACATATATGCAACTAAATAATTATGTTTGTTTCCAAATGCATCTTTATTACAATAAATTAGTTTTTTAACCTACAATAAATAGCTTAAATACCACGAAAGTTAGCTTTAATTTACACTCCAGCTTTTTCCCTCATGTCATTGCGAATGTTCTTGATTAGCCACCGCCTCATCGTAATCATCGATGGACCCCGGGTTTTGCCCTTCAAAGACGTTCAACGTTATTGAAGGTCCCACTGTTCGACACTTCGAGTACAGCTCTGCACACTGCTGCAAGCTCCCCGCCGACACGTCGTCCGGCGAGCGATACTTCCGGAAAATGTCCACACCAAGCATGCGCGTGCCCAGCTTCAACAGGAAGTCACTCTTCGCGCGAAAATCGACCTCACAGACGAACCGCTTACGGCAATCCGTCGTGTGAACGCCAAGGAAGCTGAACGCCAAATCCGTCATCATGTCGGTGAGCAGCAAATCGGACTCCTCACCCGGTCGAACTGCTTCCCGGATGGAACGTCTCCTGTGTGGTGGCTTATCCCAGATGATTTCctcatggtggtggtgatcgtgatcgtagAAGGGAGCGGGCTCCCGCAGGATGATCGGTGCGCAGCCGTGCTTCGCCGGGAAACCCTTGAAGAACGCCCAGATCATGATGATGCCAAGCCAAAACGCACCTTTCACAATCGCTATCACAAACGCAGCAATGccccaaccccaaccgaaTGGGTAAACTGTGgtgaaaaggcaaaaaaagcatcccaaaATCAGGTTAAACACCTTCTCAAAAACCTTTTCAGAAGATCACTTGATCGACTTACTTGCCGAATGAAACGGACCACGTTGTCTTGCCGTTTCCACATCTGTGTTGTCGCCGGACTTGTCGCTTATTCCAGGTGCTCCTTGAACAGCGACGACTGTTAAtagcaacaccaccagccaGATTAACGCCCTCGGTACAACCGCCATTGCTCGCTAGAGTTAACGCAACCGACACGTAACAGGAACCAAGAGTTTCTAGCTGGAGCGTTGGATCTTTTATAAGCGCTCCTGGTCGCGGTTTCATGAAAGTGCCTCGGCGAGCGCAACTAAATCTTCCTAATTGCGGGTGCTAATTGGCGCGTTGGACACTTTCAGTTTCAACGAAGTGTGGCGCAGTATATATGCGATGACTTGGCGGTCGGCTCGGGTTTGTTCAGTGGTACGAACGACGAGGAATGGGCTTGATGGGTAATAGGATGAAGTGTGCTTTTCCGATGTTAGTTTTTCTCGCATGGTGCGCCTTGCTGGTGCAAGCGGGTGAAGAAAACATAACGGCCGTTTCCACGCGCTCTGATAAATACTACGACGAAATGTGTAATGCCcggttgaaaatttaaatacctCCGTTAAGCGTGTACATTTTGTGGAGAGGTTTAGTTGATATGTTCTATGTTTGGCCCACAGGGTACCGCTTCTGGACATTTCCGGTTACGATGGCCATCAAAGCTAAGGTGGTCATGTGGATTCTGTTCATCACATACTTCAGCACGATCATGCAAGCGATCGTATACCAGAAGTCGGAGCCGCAGCTGCCCGAAATCTACTCCGTACCTGCAAATGCCGATTGGGGGTAAGTTCAAACAACACTTATGCGAAATGGATATAAAACATGTAATCAAATTCTCATTTGTGTTCGTTCTCCAAAGGTATTCTTCTTTCAATAGCTGGGGGTGAGATTTGAATTTAAAGCCGTTTGTTAGGAAGTTAAGGGATTCGTTATATCGTAAGACTGAAGTGAACCATAATTTATTGAACTtggattaaataaaaaagcccTTTATTTACAATCGACAATTACTATACGTTTTATGCAGTAGAAGCTATATATTTGACACCTTTCTCTAGCATTACTGCAAAATAATTATCACATTCGGTACATTACACTGCATCAGCACTCGTTAGAGAAAAATCACGTGTTCCCGGTGCTTGTTGAGCAGTTGCAGCTTTCTTTCAAACGCGTTTGTTATTCAGTACCGGTGACCATGTTGCAGAAGTTGGTTTGCATCGCACTTATCAGCGGTTGTGCCATGGCCCACAACATAACCTCTCTGACTCGGAAGGACCTGCCTTTAGGACGATCAGATGATTACTTCAACGATATTGGTAAGGCTGTTGTTTATAGTTTTTACTGACCGAAAACCACTCATCCGTTTATGGGGTACATTGGCAGGATTTTTTGGACATATCACCTCCTTTGAATGGTTTGCTGTGGCGGCCGTTGTAACGCAGATATGGGTATTTCTGAAGGCATACCTGTTATACGCCTTAGCTGTAACACGAACCAAATCTACGGCTAGGCAATTTTCCGATGAACCTGTAGCGGAATTACAGTACAGATGGATTTATGAATAAAACCTCCTATCTCTTACTGATATAGTTAACCGTTTATTTAATTGTGACTTAGTTCAAATGTTTCATAACATTTTCCAAATAACTCGTTACAATAGGATAGATGGGATCATACTGGGTGATGTTTTTCTGCCGGATGATGGTCCTATACTTTTGCAGAGCTCCGGTGATCAGTTCCAACCGATCCCTTTCAGCCGAGTGGCTTTCTAGCCATTGCAGCAGTTTTTCGTTGCTCCAGCCGGCGGTAACGTGCGGGCTGGCCATGTCGTTGCCGGCATAACCGAATAGCATAAAAAGCACGATGTACGGCGGCACAACTCCACCCTCTTCGGATGTCTGCTCAACCAGCTCCTGCGGCGCCAGGGTGGACAGCGAGGCGATCGCACGGATCAAGCGGAAACTTTTGCCAAGAGACGACAATTCCGGAACGATAGGCTTGAGTGCGTTCTCCAGATGGTGACAATCGGCTTTGAGTCTCTGTCTGCCGGCGGACGAAATCGGACGAATGGTTGCTAGATTTTGCACGAACAGTTCAATGCAACGAACGGCCAAGTTTCGGCCGGCCTCTTCGATCACCGTACGGTCATTGAACGGCAGAATGTGTGTGCTCCACGACCGAACGATAAAATCATGTAGCTCCTTCATGTACAGTGAAGGTCCAGTGGTGGAAATGTTATTTGAATTCAAACCCGGTTCACGGTGCATGGAAAGCAGGATTACATTTACTGCCGTATGTATGGAAGCTGAAAAATAAGACAAATATTTGCGTTAGATACGTGGGGCAgagtcgttttttctttcaggaTTGTTCTTACCAATCAGCGGTTGTAAAATAGCCAGTGTAatggtttttccttcaactAGACTGACCGTTAACCGCTTTGATGACTCAAGACCAGCAAATTTCGATCCTAAATTCAACACCAACCGGTTGATTGCCTCTTGATGATAGTGAATAATATTGGCAAGGGTAATATTTTGTGATTGCGAAACATTTGGGTTGTCTAAAAGAGGAAAACAGATATTTACATACTGGTTGGAGGTACGAATTAACGCCAAAAGGCATGCGCACCGAGCACTTGTTGAGTTTCCGAGCCAAGTTTaacgtttcgttcgattttgttcCAAAGATCCTTATTCGATGCACACAGCACCCCGGTCACAAGATCGATCAGCCGTGCGTCAACGATGGCAGCATTAAGCTCGGTTGATGCAACTCGCACCAAAGCGTCAATAACTTCCTGGTTGGGAAAATCCACATCGCCCATGGCCACCTTGAAATTGTTTGCGCACTTCTCCAGGTAACCGGCTTCGAGGGAATTGAAAACCTTCTcactgaaaaaaaagtgctgaTCGACTTTCGTCTCCAGGCCACGTGCTAGTGAGAGCAGCTTCGGAAGGCCTTGTTGAAGTGATTGCGTAACGTGGGATTGAGCCGATTTGAACGAGCTAATCATCTGCCGTTCCAGATTGTTCCAAAACTTGCGATCGAGTTCTTTCGCAAGGCTGTAATCATCGCCTAGTGGGAGCTCTTGCAAGCACTTTTGCAGAAATAACACCTGCGTACAGTGGCCGTACATTTCATCCACGAACAGCCATTCTAATGCCTGCCAGAGTTTCGTGCGAAAATTGGAGGAATTTGTCAGTGTAGGCGTCTTGCCGGGACCTTTCAATTGGCGTGACTCGTGCCTTTCCTTTGCCGGAGAAGAAGCGCCAGTTTTGCGAAGCTTTGCCACATCCGTCCCGGCAAAAGACTCCTTTATAGCTTCCTTCAGATAGTTGCTGAACGTTTCCAGCACATTATTTAAGCATCTGGGAAGAATTTTCAAATTGTGAAAGATTCTCAGACACACACCGACTTGGTCGGGCTTATTTTTCAGAATTCCTTCAAAAAGATCACGATTAGCAAGTTTCAACAGCCGTTGCTTAACCTTGGCAACAGAGCCTATTTCTTCGCGCAGGAAATCAATCTTTGTGAGATCCACATCTTCCATAAGTCCTTCCAATTCGTTTACGATGCTGGCTTGTTCGGTGAGGTCATTCGTACGGTCCAACTCTTGATGTACTTGCAGAAATCGCGCACATTGACGCAGCACGTGGGACGCTTCATGCAAGCGTCCGAGcactttcgtttgcgtttccaATACATCGTACGGAACAGTTATCTGCCGGCGAAGTCTTTCGGCACCAAATCGAAGGGTTTCGATGTGGCTCGATATTGAATCGATCGAAGAGTTTAACGTACCAGCGTGCTTGGCTTGGGAAAGCAGTACACCGTATTGCTCACGCACCTGCTTTTGCAGGGCGCTGGAAAGCTGCTCG encodes:
- the LOC128724706 gene encoding uncharacterized protein LOC128724706, which codes for MSLESSSRLWITIVIVLCLVSGHVFAHGHHHPKPLKYSYGIYAPTGWTVALYIWVLVKMGFILGALLLLLFAKKWNNNGQSIYVGGGPAFYHRRSLDAAEYNLFRHRSTRDVQLYWNDRISALSDSLQQDG
- the LOC128724707 gene encoding uncharacterized protein LOC128724707, producing the protein MAVVPRALIWLVVLLLTVVAVQGAPGISDKSGDNTDVETARQRGPFHSAIYPFGWGWGIAAFVIAIVKGAFWLGIIMIWAFFKGFPAKHGCAPIILREPAPFYDHDHHHHEEIIWDKPPHRRRSIREAVRPGEESDLLLTDMMTDLAFSFLGVHTTDCRKRFVCEVDFRAKSDFLLKLGTRMLGVDIFRKYRSPDDVSAGSLQQCAELYSKCRTVGPSITLNVFEGQNPGSIDDYDEAVANQEHSQ
- the LOC128724709 gene encoding uncharacterized protein LOC128724709 produces the protein MLVFLAWCALLVQAGEENITAVSTRSDKYYDEMWYRFWTFPVTMAIKAKVVMWILFITYFSTIMQAIVYQKSEPQLPEIYSVPANADWGYSSFNSWG
- the LOC128725845 gene encoding conserved oligomeric Golgi complex subunit 5 codes for the protein MTDELCDKIENDEFYKNFLADKPSPELQLTVAISDQISKLSEGIEQLSSALQKQVREQYGVLLSQAKHAGTLNSSIDSISSHIETLRFGAERLRRQITVPYDVLETQTKVLGRLHEASHVLRQCARFLQVHQELDRTNDLTEQASIVNELEGLMEDVDLTKIDFLREEIGSVAKVKQRLLKLANRDLFEGILKNKPDQVGVCLRIFHNLKILPRCLNNVLETFSNYLKEAIKESFAGTDVAKLRKTGASSPAKERHESRQLKGPGKTPTLTNSSNFRTKLWQALEWLFVDEMYGHCTQVLFLQKCLQELPLGDDYSLAKELDRKFWNNLERQMISSFKSAQSHVTQSLQQGLPKLLSLARGLETKVDQHFFFSEKVFNSLEAGYLEKCANNFKVAMGDVDFPNQEVIDALVRVASTELNAAIVDARLIDLVTGVLCASNKDLWNKIERNVKLGSETQQVLDNPNVSQSQNITLANIIHYHQEAINRLVLNLGSKFAGLESSKRLTVSLVEGKTITLAILQPLIASIHTAVNVILLSMHREPGLNSNNISTTGPSLYMKELHDFIVRSWSTHILPFNDRTVIEEAGRNLAVRCIELFVQNLATIRPISSAGRQRLKADCHHLENALKPIVPELSSLGKSFRLIRAIASLSTLAPQELVEQTSEEGGVVPPYIVLFMLFGYAGNDMASPHVTAGWSNEKLLQWLESHSAERDRLELITGALQKYRTIIRQKNITQYDPIYPIVTSYLENVMKHLN